From the Chryseobacterium fluminis genome, the window AAATCTTCTCGGAATTTGGGGAAGCGCTCCTCATACATGGGAAATCTACAGAGGCGACGAATTTCAGTTCAAATGTAGTATCGATGAGGTTTTCTGGCGTTTCTTAGCCATAAAATCATTACTTAGGAGCCAGGAAAATCTGGACGTAAGAATGGCCATCGGCATTGGTGAAGAAAATTTTTCATCCGAAAGAATTACGGAATCCAACGGAACTGCATATGTACATTCCGGCAGGCTTCTGAATGACCTCCAAAATGACGGACATACGGTCGCGATCAAAACTTCCAACAATTCTGTAGACAGAGATCTCAACATTTTACTGAAATGGTCATCCAAAGATTTTGATAGCTGGACGGTGGCAACTTCGGAAATCATTCATGAAATGATCATGAATAAAGATATCACACAGGAAGATCTTGCCAAAAAATTTGCCATCTCACAGTCATCCGTAAGCCAGAGACTTAAACGCGCAAACTATGATCTTATCGTAGAAACCAATCAGTATTTCCGAAAAAAAATCTCAGAACTGTAAGCATGATTTTTATTAAACTCATATTGGCACATTTACTTGGAGACTTTATTCTCCAGCCAAATTCATGGGTTGCAGAGAAAGAAAGCAAAAAACTGAAGAGCGGATATCTGTATCTTCATGTTTTGATTCATACTGCCTTAAGTTTTATTTTCATCGGGGATGTAGAGCTTTGGTGGGTTGCTGTTCTGGTAGGAATTTTACATTATATGATCGATGCTGCAAAATTAAGTTTTCAGACCATTAAAAATAAAAAGAACTGGTTCTTTATCGATCAGACGCTGCACCTTTTAGTGATTACAGGAGTTTCCTATTATTTCAAAGAATTCAGTTTAGAGTTCTTTAAAAATCAGGAAAGTTTAAAAATAATCATGGCAGCTCTGTTTCTGACGACCCCTGCATCCATCTTTATTAAGATATTATTGTCTTCATGGACTCCGGCTCCTGAAACTCCGGGGAATCTGCAGACCGAATCTTTATCAAGCGCCGGAAAATATATCGGCATTTTAGAACGTTTACTGGTATTCACTTTTATTCTGGTGAATCACTGGGAGGGCGTGGGTTTTATGGTAGCTGCAAAATCTGTTTTCAGGTTCAGTGACCTCGCCCAGGCCAAACAGAGAAAATTAACGGAGTATGTACTCATCGGTACACTTCTGAGCTTTGGAATGGCTGTTTTAACAGGAATTTTAATTAAATAATAAAAATAAATCTAGTAAGAAATGGAAAAGAAAGAAATGTTGTACGAAGGTAAGGCAAAACAGGTATTTGCTACCGATAATCCTGATCAGGTAGTCGTACGTTTTAAAGACGACGCTACAGCATTTAATGCTCAAAAAAGAGGGTCTGTCGATCTTAAAGGTGAGATGAACAATGCCATCACCACCTTAATTTTTGAATATTTAAATGAAAAAGGGATTAAGACTCATTTCATTAAACAATTGAACGAAAGAGAGCAATTGGTAAAGAAAGTATCCATCATTCCTCTGGAAATGGTGGTAAGAAACTATTCCGCCGGAAGTATGGCTCAAAGATTAGGAGTAGAAGAAGGCATCAAATCGCCGGTGACGATTTTCGATATCTGCTACAAAAAAGACGAATTGGGAGATCCGCTTATCAATGATCACCATGCTGTCTTTTTAGGGGCGGCAACGTATGAGGAACTTGATGAGATGTATGAACTTACTTCCGATATTAATGAGATCCTGATCGATCTTTTTGATAAAATGAATATCATCCTGGTTGACTTCAAAATTGAATTAGGAAAAACTTCTGACGGGGAGATCATCCTGGCAGACGAAATTTCTCCTGACACCTGCAGACTCTGGGATAAAGATACCATGAAGAAATTAGATAAAGACAGATTCAGAAGAGACCTCGGAGAGGTAACTGAAGCCTATGTTGAAATCTATAACAGACTGAAAACTGTACTTAAGAAGTAAGTTTGGGAAGTTAGAAGTTAGATATTAGAAGTTAGTATGAAATCGCACCGGATAGAACATCTTAAAGTTTGGAGTAAATCGATGGCTTTGGTAAAAGAAGTTTATCTGGTTACCTCAGAATTGCCAGATGAAGAAAAATTTGGTTTAATTTCTCAGATGAGAAGATGTGCTGTTTCAATACCATCAAATATTGCAGAAGGAGCAGGAAGAAATAATAAAAATGAATTTACCAGTTTCTTGGAATTGCGTTTGGATTAACCTACGAATTGCAGACTCAGCTACAGCTGTTAATAGATTTAAATTTTATTTCGGACACAACATCGTTCCTTTAAAAACACTTTTAACTGAGATACAGAAAATGATTTATTCATTGAAGACACGTTTAAAATTATAATTGAAGTTAACTTAGACTGATTTCTGACATCTAATATCTAACTTCTAATTTAGAAAAAATAGAAATGAAAAGTTTAGACATTCATAAAAGTGAATATTTAAAACAGTTTGAAACCCAAACCTACGGAAGAAATCTTTTCAGAACGCAGGAAGAAGAAAGACTGGATGCTCCGAATGAGGAGTGCGGAATCTTCGGAATGTATTCCGATAATGATCTCGATACGTTTTCTCTTTCTCAGTTTGGGCTTTTTGCTTTACAGCACAGAGGTCAGGAGGCTTGTGGGATTTCCGTTTTAAAAGATGGGAAAATCACCAATATGAAAGATGAAGGATTGGTTTTAGATGTTTACAAAGAGATCCAGGATCCGGAAACTTTCATGGGAAATTCTGCGATCGGGCACACCCGTTATACAACAGCGGGAGACAAAAAGAAGTATAATTTCCAGCCATTTTTCGCGAAAAACGAATATGACCAGATTATTCTTTCTATTGCTCACAACGGTAACTTGACCAATGCCAGAGAATTAAAAATGGAACTGGAAGCTGAAGGTGTTGTTTTCAGGGCAACTTCGGATTCTGAGGTGATCTTAAGATTAATCCAGAAAAATCTTGATCTGGGTCTTCGTGGAGCGATAAAAGCAACCATGGAGAAGATTGAAGGTGCTTATTCCGTGGTCGGTATGACAAGAAATAAATTCTTTGCTTTCAGAGATTTCAATGGTATCAGACCTTTGGTCTTAGGAGCCATTAACGAAAATTCTTATGTGGTAGCTTCTGAATCTGTAGCTTTAGATGCCGTAGGCGCTCAGTATGTGCGTGATATTTTACCGGGAGAGATCATTTATACCAATGAGAATGAACCGGGAAGGCTCCATTCGATTATGGTAGATGAAGAAAAGGCAAAACAGAGAATCTGTTCTTTCGAGTATATCTATTTTGCAAGACCGGATTCTTCGTTGGAAAATATCAATGTTTACGAAATCAGAGAGAAATCGGGAGAGAAAATCTGGGAACAGGCTCCTGTGGAAGCGGATGTGGTTATCGGGGTTCCTGACTCGGGAGTTCCTGCTGCTATTGGTTTTTCTAAAGCATCAGGCATCCCTTTCCGCCCGGTTCTGATCAAAAACAGATATATCGGGAGAAGTTTCATCGTCCCGACTCAGGAAATGAGAGAAAGGGTAGTGAACCTGAAACTGAATCCTATTATTTCCGAAATCAAAGGGAAGAGGGTAGTCATTATCGATGATTCCATTGTCCGGGGAACGACATCCAAAAGACTGGTAAAGATCCTTAAAGATGCCGGGGTGAAAGAAATTCACTTCCGAAGTGTTTCACCACCTATTATTGCACCGTGCTATTTGGGAATTGATACCCCGTCCAAAGACGACTTAATTTCAGCAAATATGTCTACTGAGCAGCTCAGGGACTATTTGGGAGTAGACTCTCTGGAGTTTTTGAGTACGGAAAACTTAAAGGTTATTTTAGGTTCTTCTAATCACTGTTTCGGATGTTTTACAGAACAATATCCGGTAGAAAAAGGAGAAGAGATAGAATTATTCCGTTAGGATTTTCTGTCATATAAAACGAAAGGTCGGATTTAGCTTTTAAATCCGACCTTTTCATATTGAAATTAATAGGTTATGTTATCTTAAAATTTGTAGCTTAAACCCAGCTGAAATACCCTGTTGGTATTGATGTTTTTATTGGCTTCCGGAACATCGGAATTATCAGCAATATGAGTCAAACTGCTTATGTATCTGGCATTGATGCCCAGATTGTCCGTAATATCCAGTCCTACTCCTAAACCTAAACCCACATTAAATTTTTTAATATCATCTTTGTCAATGGATTCA encodes:
- the purF gene encoding amidophosphoribosyltransferase, which encodes MKSLDIHKSEYLKQFETQTYGRNLFRTQEEERLDAPNEECGIFGMYSDNDLDTFSLSQFGLFALQHRGQEACGISVLKDGKITNMKDEGLVLDVYKEIQDPETFMGNSAIGHTRYTTAGDKKKYNFQPFFAKNEYDQIILSIAHNGNLTNARELKMELEAEGVVFRATSDSEVILRLIQKNLDLGLRGAIKATMEKIEGAYSVVGMTRNKFFAFRDFNGIRPLVLGAINENSYVVASESVALDAVGAQYVRDILPGEIIYTNENEPGRLHSIMVDEEKAKQRICSFEYIYFARPDSSLENINVYEIREKSGEKIWEQAPVEADVVIGVPDSGVPAAIGFSKASGIPFRPVLIKNRYIGRSFIVPTQEMRERVVNLKLNPIISEIKGKRVVIIDDSIVRGTTSKRLVKILKDAGVKEIHFRSVSPPIIAPCYLGIDTPSKDDLISANMSTEQLRDYLGVDSLEFLSTENLKVILGSSNHCFGCFTEQYPVEKGEEIELFR
- a CDS encoding SatD family protein is translated as MIAVITGDIINSQHADTEVWMTRLKNLLGIWGSAPHTWEIYRGDEFQFKCSIDEVFWRFLAIKSLLRSQENLDVRMAIGIGEENFSSERITESNGTAYVHSGRLLNDLQNDGHTVAIKTSNNSVDRDLNILLKWSSKDFDSWTVATSEIIHEMIMNKDITQEDLAKKFAISQSSVSQRLKRANYDLIVETNQYFRKKISEL
- a CDS encoding DUF3307 domain-containing protein → MIFIKLILAHLLGDFILQPNSWVAEKESKKLKSGYLYLHVLIHTALSFIFIGDVELWWVAVLVGILHYMIDAAKLSFQTIKNKKNWFFIDQTLHLLVITGVSYYFKEFSLEFFKNQESLKIIMAALFLTTPASIFIKILLSSWTPAPETPGNLQTESLSSAGKYIGILERLLVFTFILVNHWEGVGFMVAAKSVFRFSDLAQAKQRKLTEYVLIGTLLSFGMAVLTGILIK
- a CDS encoding four helix bundle protein, yielding MVKEVYLVTSELPDEEKFGLISQMRRCAVSIPSNIAEGAGRNNKNEFTSFLELRLD
- the purC gene encoding phosphoribosylaminoimidazolesuccinocarboxamide synthase encodes the protein MEKKEMLYEGKAKQVFATDNPDQVVVRFKDDATAFNAQKRGSVDLKGEMNNAITTLIFEYLNEKGIKTHFIKQLNEREQLVKKVSIIPLEMVVRNYSAGSMAQRLGVEEGIKSPVTIFDICYKKDELGDPLINDHHAVFLGAATYEELDEMYELTSDINEILIDLFDKMNIILVDFKIELGKTSDGEIILADEISPDTCRLWDKDTMKKLDKDRFRRDLGEVTEAYVEIYNRLKTVLKK